The following are from one region of the Geotrypetes seraphini chromosome 12, aGeoSer1.1, whole genome shotgun sequence genome:
- the LOC117346344 gene encoding polypeptide N-acetylgalactosaminyltransferase 6-like, with the protein MEVGGVVLFQKQPFLPFYPLSLFRVWAMPLTHRNVWRLRLLLFLCILMLGFMYWLLSNTEVQQSMRKELAYTTRHATVHVTSVYSDNSTPRGQIAPSQENEGPMGCLPGYYYAAELQPRFQRPHQDAGSPGAGGRPYQVLDLTAEDEMELKMGYVKYNFNAFVSDRISLHRDLGPDTRPPECLAKKFKRCPALSPVSVIIVFHNEAFSTLLRTVHSVLYTVPRFLLHEIILVDDASTNEDLKKTLDEYVRRLEVVRVLRQPARKGLVGARLLGAEQAKADVLVFLDAHCECWPGWLEPLLDRIALDDTLVVSPDIASIDLHTFQFQQPVPKPSSHARGIFDWSLAFMYEPLPKALEDMRTDKTQPFPTPAIAGGLFAISKSFFQHIGTYDPDMQIWGGENLEMSLRVWMCGGKLEIVPCSVVGHVYRIESPHTFPEGRSVVSRNLVRLAEVWMDEYKMLFYHRHMEAARIFKEKSYGDLSQRHQLREQLGCKSFSWYMKTVRPDFFIPELNPRFYGAVLNSGLKMCLDVSELDDGKAQVGLRKCHGNPDMQYFEYTSLNEIRHNIDSELCLSVAHSTLILEPCVDQDGERNVPPHQAFSYEKDSLLRSQKFGLCIEALNYALFLASCNSEESTQVWVFMPELLK; encoded by the exons ATGGAGGTTGGGGGTGTGGTTCTGTTCCAGAAACAG cccttccttcctttttatcccctctcccttttCAGGGTCTGGGCCATGCCTCTCACACACAGAAATGTGTGGAGGCTGCGTTTACTGCTGTTTCTCTGCATCCTGATGCTGGGTTTTATGTATTGGCTCCTCTCTAATACTGAGGTGCAGCAGTCAATGAGGAAGGAGTTGGCTTATACTACCAGGCATGCTACGGTTCATGTTACGAGTGTATACAGTGATAACAGCACCCCTCGGGGGCAGATAGCACCATCACAAGAGAATGAAGGGCCCATGGGCTGCCTCCCTGGCTACTATTATGCTGCCGAGCTCCAGCCCCGCTTCCAGCGGCCTCACCAAGATGCCGGGTCCCCTGGCGCAGGGGGAAGACCGTACCAGGTGTTAGATCTGACAGCAGAAGATGAGATGGAGCTCAAAATGGGCTATGTAAAGTATAACTTTAATGCCTTTGTCAGCGATCGCATCTCTCTCCATCGGGACCTTGGACCAGATACCAGACCCCCTGA GTGTTTGGCGAAGAAGTTCAAGCGTTGTCCAGCCCTGTCCCCTGTCAGTGTGATCATTGTCTTCCACAATGAGGCCTTCTCAACTCTGCTGCGTACAGTCCACAGTGTTCTCTACACTGTACCCCGCTTTCTCTTGCATGAGATAATCCTTGTAGATGATGCCAGTACCAACG AGGACTTGAAGAAAACGCTGGATGAGTATGTGAGACGGCTGGAGGTAGTGAGGGTCCTACGGCAGCCAGCAAGGAAGGGGCTGGTTGGTGCCAGGTTGCTGGGAGCTGAGCAGGCCAAAGCAGATGTACTGGTGTTCCTGGATGCCCATT GCGAGTGCTGGCCAGGGTGGTTGGAACCACTTCTGGATCGGATCGCTTTGGACGACACTCTTGTTGTGAGCCCTGACATTGCCTCCATTGACCTGCACACCTTCCAGTTTCAGCAGCCTGTCCCTAAGCCCTCGAGCCATGCCCGTGGAATATTTGACTGGTCGCTGGCATTCATGTATGAGCCCCTGCCCAAAGCCCTAGAAGACATGCGGACTGATAAGACTCAGCCGTTCCC AACACCAGCCATAGCGGGGGGACTCTTTGCTATCTCCAAATCCTTCTTCCAGCACATTGGGACCTACGatccagacatgcaaatctgggGAGGCGAGAATTTGGAAATGTCTCTTAGG GTATGGATGTGTGGAGGAAAGCTGGAGATTGTGCCCTGCTCAGTGGTGGGTCACGTCTACCGCATAGAAAGCCCTCACACCTTTCCTGAGGGGAGGTCGGTGGTGTCGCGCAACCTGGTACGACTGGCAGAGGTTTGGATGGATGAATACAAGATGCTGTTCTATCACAGGCATATGGAGGCTGCCCGTATATTTAAGGAG AAGTCATACGGTGACCTGAGCCAGAGACATCAGTTGCGAGAGCAGCTGGGCTGTAAATCTTTCAGCTGGTACATGAAAACCGTCCGCCCAGACTTCTTTATCCCAGAACTCAACCCACGCTTTTATGGCGCT gtcCTGAACAGTGGTTTGAAGATGTGCCTAGATGTTAGTGAGTTGGATGATGGAAAGGCTCAAGTAGGCCTAAGAAAATGCCATGGAAATCCAGATATGCAG TATTTTGAGTACACTTCCCTGAATGAAATCCGGCACAACATCGACAGTGAGTTGTGTCTCAGTGTGGCACATTCTACCCTTATACTTGAGCCCTGTGTGGATCAGGATGGAGAAAGAAATGTACCTCCGCATCAAGCATTTTCGTATGAGAAG GACAGTCTGCTTCGGAGTCAGAAATTTGGCTTGTGTATCGAGGCACTGAACTACGCCCTGTTTCTGGCTTCCTGTAACTCAGAAGAGTCAACACAGGTCTGGGTCTTCATGCCTGAGTTGCTAAAGTGA